Part of the Amycolatopsis sp. 195334CR genome is shown below.
GACGCCGAGGCGGTTGGCCAGCGCGCGGGTGGACGGGAGCCGGTCGCCGCCGCGCAGGTGCCCGGTGGCGGCCGACTCGCGCAGGGCGTCGGCGAGCTGGACGGCGAGCGGGGTGCCGCTCCGGCGGTCGAGGCGCACCGGGAGCGCGGTGTCGGAGTACGGCAAAGTGGCCTCTTCGAACTGGCTGGCAATTGGCCATTCAATGATGCCACTTGCCTGGGACAGGCTGGCGGTATGACCCCATTGTCACCCACCCCGCGCAGCACCATCACCCGCAAGAAGGATCGCGGCCGCAGTGACCGCGCCGACCTGTACGCGGTGCTCGACGAGGGCCTGGTCTGCCACCTCGGGCTGGTGCTGAACGGCTCGCCGCTGGTGCTGCCGACCGGCTACGGCCGCGACGGGGACACGCTCTACCTGCACGGATCCACCGGTTCACCGAGCATGCGGGCGGCCGCGCCCGAGGTCGACGTCTGCGTGACGGTGACGCTGGTCGACGCCGTCGTGTACGCGCGTTCGATCAACGACCACTCGATGAACTACCGCAGCGCCGTGGTGCACGGGCGGGCGCGCCAGCTCTCCGGCGACGAGAAGTGGCACGGCCTGCACGTGCTCACCGACCACCTCGCGCCCGGTTCGTGGGAGCACGCACGGGACGTCAACGCCAAGGAGTTCGCCGCGGTTTCGGTGCTCGCGCTCGACCTGGCGGAGGCGTCGGTGAAGGTGCGCGACGTCGGCGTGGTCGACGAACCGTCCGATGTGGAGGCCGACGCCGCCTGGGCGGGCGTGCTGCCGGTCCGGACCTCGTTCGGCCCGCCCGAGACCGACCCGGAGTGCTCGGTCCCGGTGCCCGCTCACGTGTCGGCGCGGGTGGGCCCGTCGACGAAGCTGCCGCGGTAGCTGCGCATCGCCCGGCCGCCGGAGCGGTAGACGTGCACGCTGATCGCGGGATCGGCGCCGGGGTTGCGCACGTGGTGGACGTAACCGGGGGCGAACACCCGCGACTGGCCCGCGACCAGCGGGTGCACCTCGGTGACCACCCGGCCGTCGGCGGCGGTCCGGCTGACCGTCTCGGTCAGCGCGCCGGTGACCACGGTGAACGCCCCGGTGGACTCGACGTGGTCGTGCAGGTCGGTCTGCTGGCCGGGCAGCCAGCTCATCAGCCAGATCTCCTGCTCCTCGTCACGGGCGATGAGCGCGGAGAACCGCTGGTCGGGGTCGTAGCGCAGCAGGTGGCGCCAGCGGTCGCGGTCGTGGGCGTACTCGAGCGCGACGCGCACGGGGTGGCGCTGCTGAACGGTGTTCTCGGCCAGGGCGACGGTGTTGTCCGGAACGGCGAACATGGCTGTTTTGTCCTTTGTGGGTGTCGTGGCGGCTGGAAGCGACGTCAGCGGCAACAACACGAACACAGCGCGAAGACACGGGGCTGGCCGGAACGGCTCGCTCGCACGGTGGTCTCACGCATCAGCACACCACGCAGCGAAGCAGGCCGTCCCGCCCCGGTCAACCGCGTCCCACCCAGTGGGCGCCGGTCAGGACCACTCGTGCTTGCGGGTCCGGCCCAGCAGCTCGGCGCCCAGCCGGCGGGGGTCCTCACCGCCGTGGCACACCCGGTGCATGGCGTCGGTGATCGGCATGTCGACCCCGAGGCTCGACGCGAGCTCCCGGATCGACGTGCACGACTTCACCCCCTCGGCCACCTGACCGCCGACGGCTTCCTGCGCCTGCGCGACCGACTCGCCCCGGCCCAGCCGTTCCCCGAAGGTCCGGTTCCGGGACAGCGGCGAGGAGCAGGTGGCGACCAGGTCCCCCACCCCGGCCAGGCCGGCGAAGGTCAGCGGGTCGGCGCCCATCTTCGTGCCGAGCCGCGCCATTTCGGCCAGTCCCCGGGTGATCAACGTCGCCGAGGTGTTGGCGCCGAGGCCGAGCCCGGAGGCCATGCCGCAGCTCAGTGCGATCACGTTCTTGCACGCGCCGCCCAGCTCGCAGCCCACCACGTCGGTGTTCGTGTACGGCCGGAAGTACCCGGTCGAGCAGGCCCGCTGCACGGCGATCGCGCGCTCGTGGTCGGCGCACGCGACCACCGCGCCGGCCGGCTGCTCCTGCGCGATCTCCTTGGCCAGGTTCGGCCCGGAGACCACCACCACCTGACCGTCCGGCACGCCGGCGATCTCGGTGATCACCTCGCTCATCCGCTTCAGCGTGCCCAGCTCGACGCCCTTGGCCAGGCTGACCAGCACCGCGTCGGCGGGCAGCAGGCCGCGCCACGCGGTCAGGTTCGCCCGCAGGCTCTGGCTCGGCACGGCCAGCACCACCGCGTGGGCCCCGTCGAGGGCGGCGGCCGGGTCGGCGGTGGCGGTGACCCGCGCGGGCAGCGCGACCCCCGGCAGGTAGCCGTCGTTGGTGCCCGCCTCGGTGATCTCGGCCGCGACCTCGGGGCGGCGCGCCCACATCGTCACGTCGCGCCCGGCGTCACCGAGCACCTTGGCGAAGGTGGTGCCCCACGAACCGGCACCGAGCACGGTGACCCGCTGGATGTCCATACCGGCCTCAGTCCTCGTCGGGGCGGGTGGCGGGCGGCTGCTCCCCGCGCACCTCGGCCAGCAGTCCGGTCACCGCGTCCATCATCACGTCGGTGACCTCGCGCAGCACCTTCGCGCCGAGCGGGCGGCCGCGGTAGGCGGACAGGTCGAGCGGCTCCCCCACCGAGTGGATCACCCGCTTGCGCGGGAACGGCCGGAACTTCTTGGTGTAGCCGTTGAGGATCTCGTGCGTGCCCCAGCGCGCGATCGGGATCACCGGCACGTCGTTCTCCATCGCCAGCCGCGCCGCCCCGGTGTAGGACCGCTTCGGCCAGACCGCCGGGTCCTTGGTGATCGTGCCCTCGGGGTAGATCACCACCACCTTGCCGTCGCGCAGCGCCTGGTGCGCCGCGCGCAGGCTGTCACCGGCGCTGGAGGAACCGCGGTAGACCGGGATGCCGCCCGAGCCGACCAGGATCTTGCCGAGCACCGGCGTGCGGGTCAGGCTCTCCTTCGCCATGAACCGCGGCACGCGCCGGTTGCGGTGCACCAGCACGGCGTCGACCACCGGGTCGAAGTGGGAGATGTGGTTGAGCACCAGCAGGGCGCCCCCGGTGCGGGGGATGCGCTCGGTGTGCCGGTAGTCCCGCCTGCCGAGCAGGGTCAGCGGGTAGAACAGCGCCGCGGCGGTCCCCACCCAGAAACCGCCCTTTTCCCGATCGGCCAAAACTCCTCCTCGTTCCGGTATCCCCGCTGATCCTGCCTCCCACCGCGTCACAGAGGTAGGGCGGGTCGGGGCAGTCAGGGGTAGAAAGGAGGGCGTGGCTCGCGAGGTGGACCTGATCGTCCCGATGAAACCGCCCAGCCTGGGCAAGTCCCGGCTGCGGGGCGCGCTGGACGACATCCACGACCAGGAGACGCACACCGAGCTGGTGCTCTCCCTCGCCGCCGACACGCTGGCCGCGGCGACCGCGGCGAACGGCGTCCGCCGGGTGCTGGTGGTCGCCGCCGAACCGGCCGCGCTGACCGGGCTGCACCGCCTCGGCGTGGAGATCGTCGGCGACGCGGGCGCGCGCGGGCTCAACGAGGCGCTGCGCCGGGGTGAGGCGATCCTGCGCCGGGCCGATCCCGGCGGGGTGGTCGCCGCGCTGCAGGCCGACCTCCCCGCGCTCCGGCCGGACGAGCTGGCGATGGCACTGGGTGCCGCGGCCGACCGGCGCGCCTTCGTCGCCGATCGCCAGGGCACCGGCACGACGCTGCTGGTCGCGGCGCCGGGCGAACCGCTGGACCCGCACTTCGGCACCGGCTCCGCGCTGGCGCACACCGCCTCGGGCGCGGTGCCGCTGGACGTGGCCACCCCCTCGCTGCGCAGCGACGTGGACACCGCCGCCGACCTCGCCCACACCAGGAGACTCGGGCTCGGCGAGCGCACCTCGACCCTGCTCGGCGAGGCGTGCTGCCTGAGCTAAGTGGCTGCCACCGGCGGAATTCACCGTGTCGTAGATCGCGGTATGCGCAGCAAGCCGCCGAGTACGGAAGAATGCAGGTTGTGAGCGAGCCGCTGAACCCCCCGCCTGCCCCACCGGACCTCCGCCGGGCCCGTCCCGGCGCCGACCCGGCACCCGCGGCACAGGAAAAACACGGGGTGCCCTCGGCGCCACCGGCGGTGACCGCGGTGGCCCCGCTGACCGACGCGCTCCCGGACGACCGCTACTTCAACCGCGAGCTGTCGTGGCAGGACTTCAACGCGCGCGTGCTCGCGCTGGCCGAGGACGACTCCCAGCCGCTGCTCGAGCGGACCAAGTTCCTCGCCATCTTCGCGTCCAATTTGGACGAGTTCTACATGGTGCGGGTGGCCGGGCTGAAGCGCCGCGACGAGACCGGCCTGTCGGTGCGCAGCGCGGACGGGCTCACCCCGCGCGAGCAGCTGGCCTACATCGCCAAGCGCAACCAGGACCTGGTCGAGCGGCACACCGGCGCGTTCGAGGAGGAACTGCGCCCCGAACTGGCCGCCGAGGGCATCCGGATCGTCAGCTGGTCCGATTTGGACGGACCGGACCAGCTGCGGCTGTCGAACTACTTCACCGACCAGATCTTCCCGGTGCTCACCCCGCTCGCGGTGGACCCGGCCCACCCGTTCCCGTACATTTCGGGCCTTTCGCTCAACCTCGCGGTGACCGTGCGCGATCCGGAGGGCGGCACCGAGCGCTTCGCCAGGGTCAAGGTGCCGAGCAACGTGCCCCGGCTGATCCGGGTGGAGGCCCAGCGCGAGCAGCGCGAGGCCACCT
Proteins encoded:
- a CDS encoding pyridoxamine 5'-phosphate oxidase family protein, producing MTPLSPTPRSTITRKKDRGRSDRADLYAVLDEGLVCHLGLVLNGSPLVLPTGYGRDGDTLYLHGSTGSPSMRAAAPEVDVCVTVTLVDAVVYARSINDHSMNYRSAVVHGRARQLSGDEKWHGLHVLTDHLAPGSWEHARDVNAKEFAAVSVLALDLAEASVKVRDVGVVDEPSDVEADAAWAGVLPVRTSFGPPETDPECSVPVPAHVSARVGPSTKLPR
- a CDS encoding cysteine dioxygenase family protein; its protein translation is MFAVPDNTVALAENTVQQRHPVRVALEYAHDRDRWRHLLRYDPDQRFSALIARDEEQEIWLMSWLPGQQTDLHDHVESTGAFTVVTGALTETVSRTAADGRVVTEVHPLVAGQSRVFAPGYVHHVRNPGADPAISVHVYRSGGRAMRSYRGSFVDGPTRADT
- a CDS encoding NAD(P)H-dependent glycerol-3-phosphate dehydrogenase; this translates as MDIQRVTVLGAGSWGTTFAKVLGDAGRDVTMWARRPEVAAEITEAGTNDGYLPGVALPARVTATADPAAALDGAHAVVLAVPSQSLRANLTAWRGLLPADAVLVSLAKGVELGTLKRMSEVITEIAGVPDGQVVVVSGPNLAKEIAQEQPAGAVVACADHERAIAVQRACSTGYFRPYTNTDVVGCELGGACKNVIALSCGMASGLGLGANTSATLITRGLAEMARLGTKMGADPLTFAGLAGVGDLVATCSSPLSRNRTFGERLGRGESVAQAQEAVGGQVAEGVKSCTSIRELASSLGVDMPITDAMHRVCHGGEDPRRLGAELLGRTRKHEWS
- a CDS encoding 1-acyl-sn-glycerol-3-phosphate acyltransferase; the protein is MADREKGGFWVGTAAALFYPLTLLGRRDYRHTERIPRTGGALLVLNHISHFDPVVDAVLVHRNRRVPRFMAKESLTRTPVLGKILVGSGGIPVYRGSSSAGDSLRAAHQALRDGKVVVIYPEGTITKDPAVWPKRSYTGAARLAMENDVPVIPIARWGTHEILNGYTKKFRPFPRKRVIHSVGEPLDLSAYRGRPLGAKVLREVTDVMMDAVTGLLAEVRGEQPPATRPDED
- the cofC gene encoding 2-phospho-L-lactate guanylyltransferase, producing the protein MKPPSLGKSRLRGALDDIHDQETHTELVLSLAADTLAAATAANGVRRVLVVAAEPAALTGLHRLGVEIVGDAGARGLNEALRRGEAILRRADPGGVVAALQADLPALRPDELAMALGAAADRRAFVADRQGTGTTLLVAAPGEPLDPHFGTGSALAHTASGAVPLDVATPSLRSDVDTAADLAHTRRLGLGERTSTLLGEACCLS